One stretch of Variovorax sp. 54 DNA includes these proteins:
- a CDS encoding Bug family tripartite tricarboxylate transporter substrate binding protein codes for MNFLAASKHSRRTTTRLLAAAALCAASGAHAQAVPRTVRLIVAYPAGGVSDVVARALGDRLATQLGTTVIVDNRAGASGAIGMDAVAKAAPDGATLGFSAISPLVLSPHLGKLPFDPLKDIVPVASVMYSPVLLVATPASKAKDFRALIAEAKAQPGAVRWATSGPASLGHIVLEQVRATAGVDITHVPYKGGGQQLNDALSGQFEILSTNASPTLSAHIQSGKLRPLAAGAPARLESLPQVPTLAELGYSAANIHSLFGVFAPAGTPAALVAKYNAEINKALASPELRAKLTATDNVPATGTPAAFAKEIASEFESNGRIVKAAGIKAD; via the coding sequence ATGAACTTCCTCGCCGCCTCCAAGCACTCGCGCCGCACCACGACCCGGCTGCTCGCCGCCGCGGCGCTGTGCGCGGCCAGCGGCGCGCATGCGCAGGCCGTGCCGCGCACCGTGCGGCTCATCGTGGCCTACCCGGCGGGCGGCGTGAGCGACGTGGTCGCCCGCGCGCTCGGCGACCGGCTCGCCACGCAACTGGGCACCACGGTGATCGTCGACAACCGCGCGGGCGCGAGCGGGGCCATCGGCATGGACGCCGTGGCCAAGGCCGCGCCCGACGGCGCGACGCTGGGCTTCTCGGCCATCAGCCCGCTGGTGCTGAGCCCGCACCTGGGCAAGCTGCCGTTCGACCCGCTGAAGGACATCGTGCCGGTGGCCAGCGTGATGTATTCGCCCGTGCTGCTGGTCGCTACGCCCGCCAGCAAGGCGAAAGATTTCCGCGCACTGATTGCCGAGGCCAAGGCGCAGCCTGGCGCAGTGCGCTGGGCCACGTCGGGGCCGGCCTCGCTCGGGCACATCGTGCTCGAGCAGGTGCGCGCGACGGCCGGCGTGGACATCACGCACGTGCCTTACAAGGGCGGCGGCCAGCAGCTCAACGACGCGCTGAGCGGGCAGTTTGAAATTTTGTCGACCAACGCCAGCCCGACGTTGTCGGCGCACATCCAGTCGGGCAAGCTGCGCCCGCTGGCGGCCGGCGCGCCCGCGCGGCTCGAGAGCCTGCCGCAGGTGCCCACGCTGGCCGAGCTGGGCTACAGCGCGGCCAACATCCATTCGCTGTTCGGCGTGTTCGCGCCCGCGGGCACGCCGGCGGCGCTGGTCGCGAAGTACAACGCCGAGATCAACAAGGCGCTCGCCAGCCCCGAGCTGCGCGCCAAGCTCACGGCCACCGACAACGTGCCCGCCACGGGCACGCCCGCCGCCTTCGCCAAGGAAATCGCCAGCGAGTTCGAGAGCAACGGCCGCATCGTGAAGGCCGCGGGCATCAAGGCCGATTGA